The Nothobranchius furzeri strain GRZ-AD chromosome 6, NfurGRZ-RIMD1, whole genome shotgun sequence genome includes a region encoding these proteins:
- the ogal gene encoding protein O-GlcNAcase isoform X1: MSTSPAAGGGPTRGPARFISGVVEGFYGRPWTMEQRTELFQREQKWGLNTYLYAPKDDYKHRMYWRELYSPKEAEHLIALISAAEQHKVEFIYAISPGLDITFSNPREVAALKKKLDQVKEFGCRSFSLLFDDIETEMCPADKEAFSSFAHAQVSVTNQVYQHLGEPETFLFCPTDYCAAFCTPDVLRSSYLLTVGENLLPGIDVLWTGPKVVSHTISVQSIEEVSSVLRRAPVIWDNIHANDYDPQRIFLGPYKHRPTDLIPKLRGVLTNPNCEFYSNFVAIHTLATWCKASPKEGPRVVETAAGEEETEPCYSPQKALTLALTDWLQEFMSTDQPGGSRRPALLEQESSDEEPMQMDVSESPYCPGPGENPLYTAEPLTLDDLKLLSDLFYLPYEYGGIARNMLEELHWLKIHRQAAAEQTDKTEEWRSKARRFDSRCEDVVQMFNRLSNAPNRSILYDLYNYICDIKSGVGLARAYVKMLGGQGQPSALVMSEDPEPWGFRGGLSGEIQRMLPGHGNRDLFKHPPTTPVYFMRAYCDKDKTQVQKIWEEMLSGGKEQSPLMLQLPLISDCLSSGQISPSPGCAFVLEDELGTCGYALALTDAKAVAAGIQRDVNESLLKDFPSLVVVQVLPRVTDPTPAKRMVGQLLSSISSNGSRGAFCELRRSDRRMLEFYSKFGSFKHIQMDSQDIVVMATSL; the protein is encoded by the exons ATGTCGACGTCACCGGCCGCAGGAGGGGGACCCACCCGAGGGCCCGCGCGCTTCATCAGCGGGGTGGTGGAAG GGTTTTATGGGCGACCATGGACCATGGAGCAAAGAACAGAGCTGTTTCAGAG GGAGCAGAAGTGGGGTTTGAACACATACCTTTATGCCCCTAAAGATGACTACAAACACAGGATGTACTGGAGAGAGCTGTACTCCCCCAAGGAGGCAG AACATCTGATCGCCCTGATTTCAGCAGCTGAACAGCACAAAGTTGAGTTCATCTATGCAATCTCTCCCGGTCTGGATATCACGTTCTCCAACCCCAGAGAGGTAGCAGCCCTGAAGAAGAAGTTGGACCAG GTGAAGGAGTTTGGCTGCAGGTCTTTCTCGTTGCTCTTTGATGACATCGAGACTGAGATGTGCCCTGCTGATAAGGAGGCTTTCAGCTCCTTCGCCCACGCTCAGGTGTCTGTCACCAATCAGGTGTACCAGCACCTGGGAGAGCCTGAGACCTTCCTCTTCTGTCCCACAG ACTACTGCGCTGCGTTCTGCACCCCCGACGTGTTGCGGTCCTCATATCTACTCACGGTGGGAGAAAATCTCCTTCCTGGCATCGACGTTCTTTGGACCG GTCCCAAAGTGGTGTCCCACACAATCTCCGTCCAGTCCATCGAGGAGGTGTCCTCTGTCCTGAGAAGGGCGCCGGTCATATGGGACAACATTCACGCCAACGATTACGACCCCCAAAGAATCTTCCTCGGCCCTTATAAG CACCGGCCCACTGATCTGATACCGAAGCTGAGGGGAGTTCTCACTAATCCCAACTGTGAGTTTTACTCCAACTTTGTGGCCATCCACACGTTGGCAACGTGGTGCAAAGCTTCACCTAAAGAGGGACCGAGGGTGGTGGAAACAG CAGCTGGAGAAGAGGAGACGGAGCCCTGCTACAGCCCCCAGAAAGCCCTGACCCTGGCCCTCACCGACTGGCTGCAGGAGTTCATGAGCACCGATCAGCCAGGAG GTTCTCGTCGTCCAGCTCTCCTCGAGCAAGAGTCTTCAGacgaggagcccatgcagatgGACGTGTCTGAGAGTCCCTACTGTCCTGGTCCTGGGGAGAACCCGTTGTACACAGCAGAACCTCTGACTCTGGATGACCtgaagctgctttctgacctcttCTACTTGCCGTACGAGTATGGGGGCATAGCCAGGAACATGCTGGAGGAGCTGCACTGGCTCAAAATCCACAGACAGGCGGCAGCAGAGCAGACGGACAAG ACAGAGGAGTGGCGATCCAAGGCGCGGCGGTTCGACAGCAGGTGTGAAGATGTGGTGCAGATGTTCAACCGTCTGTCGAACGCCCCAAACCGCAGCATCCTGTACGACCTCTACAACTACATCTGTGACATCAAGAGCGGCGTCGGTCTGGCACGGGCCTATGTCAAAATGCTGG GAGGTCAGGGTCAACCTTCTGCCCTGGTAATGAGTGAAGATCCTGAACCCTGGGGCTTCAGAGGAGGCCTCTCCGGGGAGATCCAG AGGATGCTGCCAGGACACGGGAACCGGGACCTTTTCAAACACCCTCCTACGACTCCGGTTTACTTCATGCGTGCTTACTGCGACAAGGACAAG ACACAAGTGCAGAAGATCTGGGAGGAGATGCTGAGTGGAGGAAAGGAGCAGAGCCCTCTGATGTTGCAGCTTCCGCTCATCAGTGATTG cctgtcgtcgggccaaaTCTCCCCCTCCCCTGGGTGCGCTTTTGTCCTGGAGGATGAGCTCGGGACTTGTGGTTATGCTCTGGCGCTGACTGACGCCAAAGCAGTTGCTGCAGGGATTCAG AGAGATGTGAATGAGTCGCTGTTGAAGGATTTCCCCTCTCTGGTCGTTGTGCAAGTGCTTCCCCGAGTCACTGACCCGACTCCAGCCAAGCGTATGGTGGGTCAGCTGTTGTCCTCCATCAGCAGCAACG GGTCCAGAGGAGCGTTTTGTGAGTTGAGGCGAAGTGATCGAAGGATGCTCGAGTTTTACtccaaattcggctccttcaaaCATATACAAATGGACTCTCAGGATATAGTTGTCATGGCAACAAGCCTGTAA
- the cant1b gene encoding soluble calcium-activated nucleotidase 1b, which yields MSPNPEEDINASMNSFRGGVRGLPLALASLPQTVVSDLRFHPRWRAIMVTTLLALVLMIYLHRPAGDEKQGSQGTGFVAFRCPTGLMRSSGDVFSATGQRLTGHQKTEKPYNHTYPLSPPEKTRDGVRYRIGVIADLDTASQSSKDQTWFSYMRRGFLTVSESADRLEVEWDPDMVTLESHLAEKGRGMELSELVVFNGHLYSVDDRTGVVYRIEGNQAIPWVILPDGDGSVSKGFKAEWLAVKDEHLFVGGLGKEWTTTSGEVVNNNPEWVKVVGYQGQVEHENWVPYYNALRSAAGIQPPGYLIHESAAWSEHLQRWFFLPRRASHERYDETADERRATNLLLSCPTDFSHVTTQCVGPLNPTHGFSSFKFVPGTDDQLILALKSEEDAGRIATYMIGLTLDGREVMPETKIGDVKYEGLEFI from the exons ATGTCACCTAACCCTGAGGAGGACATCAATGCCTCCATGAACTCTTTTCGAGGCGGTGTCCGAGGCCTCCCACTGGCCTTGGCGTCCTTACCACAGACTGTTGTCTCAGATTTACGCTTCCATCCGAGATGGAGAGCAATAATGGTGACCACCCTGCTGGCTTTAGTGCTGATGATATATCTGCACCGACCAGCAGGGGATGAAAAACAAGGTTCTCAAGGAACAGGGTTCGTAGCTTTTAGATGTCCAACAGGGCTGATGAGATCTTCAGGGGACGTTTTTAGTGCAACTGGACAACGACTCACTGGGCATCAGAAAACAGAAAAGCCTTACAATCACACGTATCCATTAAGTCCTCCAGAGAAGACTCGAGATGGCGTTCGCTATCGTATAGGAGTTATTGCAGACCTGGACACAGCGTCACAGAGCTCCAAGGATCAGACATGGTTTAGCTACATGAGACGAGGATTCCTGACTGTTTCAGAGAGCGCCGACAGACTGGAGGTGGAATGGGACCCTGACATGGTCACTCTGGAGAGCCATCTGGCCGAGAAGGGACGAG GTATGGAGCTGTCAGAGCTTGTGGTGTTCAACGGTCACCTGTACAGTGTGGACGACCGTACAGGTGTTGTGTACAGGATTGAGGGAAACCAAGCCATCCCCTGGGTTATATTACCCGATGGAGACGGTTCTGTCTCTAAAG GATTTAAGGCAGAGTGGCTAGCAGTGAAGGATGAGCACCTGTTTGTAGGAGGCCTGGGGAAGGAGTGGACAACGACATCTGGGGAGGTGGTCAACAACAACCCAGAGTGGGTGAAAGTCGTTGGCTACCAGGGCCAAGTGGAGCATGAAAACTGGGTGCCTTATTACAACGCCCTGCGGAGCGCCGCAGGGATCCAACCACCAG GCTACCTTATCCATGAATCTGCAGCTTGGAGCGAGCATCTCCAGCGTTGGTTCTTCCTGCCCCGCCGTGCCAGTCACGAGCGCTATGACGAGACAGCAGATGAGCGTCGTGCTACCAACCTCCTACTGTCCTGCCCCACAGACTTCAGCCATGTCACCACGCAGTGCGTTGGACCTTTGAATCCCACCCACGGCTTCTCTTCATTCAAATTTGTTCCAGGCACGGACGATCAGCTCATCTTAGCTCTTAAGTCGGAAGAAGACGCCGGCAGGATCGCCACCTACATGATCGGACTGACGCTGGACGGTCGCGAGGTGATGCCCGAGACCAAGATAGGAGACGTGAAGTACGAAGGGCTGGAGTTTATTTAG
- the ogal gene encoding protein O-GlcNAcase isoform X2: protein MSTSPAAGGGPTRGPARFISGVVEGFYGRPWTMEQRTELFQREQKWGLNTYLYAPKDDYKHRMYWRELYSPKEAEHLIALISAAEQHKVEFIYAISPGLDITFSNPREVAALKKKLDQVKEFGCRSFSLLFDDIETEMCPADKEAFSSFAHAQVSVTNQVYQHLGEPETFLFCPTDYCAAFCTPDVLRSSYLLTVGENLLPGIDVLWTGPKVVSHTISVQSIEEVSSVLRRAPVIWDNIHANDYDPQRIFLGPYKHRPTDLIPKLRGVLTNPNCEFYSNFVAIHTLATWCKASPKEGPRVVETAGEEETEPCYSPQKALTLALTDWLQEFMSTDQPGGSRRPALLEQESSDEEPMQMDVSESPYCPGPGENPLYTAEPLTLDDLKLLSDLFYLPYEYGGIARNMLEELHWLKIHRQAAAEQTDKTEEWRSKARRFDSRCEDVVQMFNRLSNAPNRSILYDLYNYICDIKSGVGLARAYVKMLGGQGQPSALVMSEDPEPWGFRGGLSGEIQRMLPGHGNRDLFKHPPTTPVYFMRAYCDKDKTQVQKIWEEMLSGGKEQSPLMLQLPLISDCLSSGQISPSPGCAFVLEDELGTCGYALALTDAKAVAAGIQRDVNESLLKDFPSLVVVQVLPRVTDPTPAKRMVGQLLSSISSNGSRGAFCELRRSDRRMLEFYSKFGSFKHIQMDSQDIVVMATSL, encoded by the exons ATGTCGACGTCACCGGCCGCAGGAGGGGGACCCACCCGAGGGCCCGCGCGCTTCATCAGCGGGGTGGTGGAAG GGTTTTATGGGCGACCATGGACCATGGAGCAAAGAACAGAGCTGTTTCAGAG GGAGCAGAAGTGGGGTTTGAACACATACCTTTATGCCCCTAAAGATGACTACAAACACAGGATGTACTGGAGAGAGCTGTACTCCCCCAAGGAGGCAG AACATCTGATCGCCCTGATTTCAGCAGCTGAACAGCACAAAGTTGAGTTCATCTATGCAATCTCTCCCGGTCTGGATATCACGTTCTCCAACCCCAGAGAGGTAGCAGCCCTGAAGAAGAAGTTGGACCAG GTGAAGGAGTTTGGCTGCAGGTCTTTCTCGTTGCTCTTTGATGACATCGAGACTGAGATGTGCCCTGCTGATAAGGAGGCTTTCAGCTCCTTCGCCCACGCTCAGGTGTCTGTCACCAATCAGGTGTACCAGCACCTGGGAGAGCCTGAGACCTTCCTCTTCTGTCCCACAG ACTACTGCGCTGCGTTCTGCACCCCCGACGTGTTGCGGTCCTCATATCTACTCACGGTGGGAGAAAATCTCCTTCCTGGCATCGACGTTCTTTGGACCG GTCCCAAAGTGGTGTCCCACACAATCTCCGTCCAGTCCATCGAGGAGGTGTCCTCTGTCCTGAGAAGGGCGCCGGTCATATGGGACAACATTCACGCCAACGATTACGACCCCCAAAGAATCTTCCTCGGCCCTTATAAG CACCGGCCCACTGATCTGATACCGAAGCTGAGGGGAGTTCTCACTAATCCCAACTGTGAGTTTTACTCCAACTTTGTGGCCATCCACACGTTGGCAACGTGGTGCAAAGCTTCACCTAAAGAGGGACCGAGGGTGGTGGAAACAG CTGGAGAAGAGGAGACGGAGCCCTGCTACAGCCCCCAGAAAGCCCTGACCCTGGCCCTCACCGACTGGCTGCAGGAGTTCATGAGCACCGATCAGCCAGGAG GTTCTCGTCGTCCAGCTCTCCTCGAGCAAGAGTCTTCAGacgaggagcccatgcagatgGACGTGTCTGAGAGTCCCTACTGTCCTGGTCCTGGGGAGAACCCGTTGTACACAGCAGAACCTCTGACTCTGGATGACCtgaagctgctttctgacctcttCTACTTGCCGTACGAGTATGGGGGCATAGCCAGGAACATGCTGGAGGAGCTGCACTGGCTCAAAATCCACAGACAGGCGGCAGCAGAGCAGACGGACAAG ACAGAGGAGTGGCGATCCAAGGCGCGGCGGTTCGACAGCAGGTGTGAAGATGTGGTGCAGATGTTCAACCGTCTGTCGAACGCCCCAAACCGCAGCATCCTGTACGACCTCTACAACTACATCTGTGACATCAAGAGCGGCGTCGGTCTGGCACGGGCCTATGTCAAAATGCTGG GAGGTCAGGGTCAACCTTCTGCCCTGGTAATGAGTGAAGATCCTGAACCCTGGGGCTTCAGAGGAGGCCTCTCCGGGGAGATCCAG AGGATGCTGCCAGGACACGGGAACCGGGACCTTTTCAAACACCCTCCTACGACTCCGGTTTACTTCATGCGTGCTTACTGCGACAAGGACAAG ACACAAGTGCAGAAGATCTGGGAGGAGATGCTGAGTGGAGGAAAGGAGCAGAGCCCTCTGATGTTGCAGCTTCCGCTCATCAGTGATTG cctgtcgtcgggccaaaTCTCCCCCTCCCCTGGGTGCGCTTTTGTCCTGGAGGATGAGCTCGGGACTTGTGGTTATGCTCTGGCGCTGACTGACGCCAAAGCAGTTGCTGCAGGGATTCAG AGAGATGTGAATGAGTCGCTGTTGAAGGATTTCCCCTCTCTGGTCGTTGTGCAAGTGCTTCCCCGAGTCACTGACCCGACTCCAGCCAAGCGTATGGTGGGTCAGCTGTTGTCCTCCATCAGCAGCAACG GGTCCAGAGGAGCGTTTTGTGAGTTGAGGCGAAGTGATCGAAGGATGCTCGAGTTTTACtccaaattcggctccttcaaaCATATACAAATGGACTCTCAGGATATAGTTGTCATGGCAACAAGCCTGTAA